GATGTCCCGGTTGGCCATCTGCTGCCAGAGCCGGTTCGTGAGCTGGAACTCCCCGTTCTCGAGGGCGGCGTCCATCTCGTACACCTCCGTCGGCCGGGTGAGTTCGACCCCCTCGCTCTCGACGTCCGGCCGCGGGACGTTGACGTTCAGGTAGTCGACGCGGTCGAACAGCCCGGTTCCGGGCACCCCCGCGGCGAGCGCGGCGGCGATCTCGCCCGCGTGCTCGAAGTCAGCGGGCTCGAGTTCCGACTCCATGCCCAGCGTGTCCATCGAGACGGCGATCGAGGGCGTCCCGAGGAACGCCGCCTCCATGGCGGCGCTGACGGTCCCCGACCGCGAGAAGACGTAGGCACCGAGGTTCGCCCCGGAGTTACAGCCGGAGACGACGAGGTCGGGTCGGGGCTCGAGGGCGTTGACGCCGACGATGGCGCAGTCGCAGGGCGTCCCGTCGACGGCGTAGCCGA
This portion of the Haloterrigena gelatinilytica genome encodes:
- the surE gene encoding 5'/3'-nucleotidase SurE; protein product: MDPHDAPHVLLTNDDGIDAPGIRALYDALTEVATVTVIAPDRNQSAVGRSLSYGRTGSESDDRSIDLEADGFTSPVPHVDHELGYAVDGTPCDCAIVGVNALEPRPDLVVSGCNSGANLGAYVFSRSGTVSAAMEAAFLGTPSIAVSMDTLGMESELEPADFEHAGEIAAALAAGVPGTGLFDRVDYLNVNVPRPDVESEGVELTRPTEVYEMDAALENGEFQLTNRLWQQMANRDIPDPEDTDRHALLEGQLSVSPMRVPYDVVETDAVAKILEDIL